A stretch of Alligator mississippiensis isolate rAllMis1 chromosome 14, rAllMis1, whole genome shotgun sequence DNA encodes these proteins:
- the LOC132244771 gene encoding uncharacterized protein LOC132244771, translating into MQSLKLTVFLVSGARNKHCGFLTSSGSPISHAPLINALLDAILLPKQISVMHCKAHTGGSDDVSQGNACADKHTQHAALDGTPLASPFCLVLDLSTSNISLLQDAAPESEKHAWLSAGCILHSDTLWKSPDGSIIAPKTLVPHLARASHEMGHVCKRGVAENILRYWYAPTIHAVAKRISQTCAICLQHGISKPTYVQASATPWSYGPFQNLQVDFIDLLPSKGFKHVLVIVCHFSGWTEAYPTRRADAVSVAKELMTELIPQFGIPLTLDSDQGPHFTSQIQKVLSKALGFSWKFHTPYHPASSGKVERINQDIKSKLPKLCKQTGLSWPDILLIVLMHLRNMPNRKHGLTPYEILFGRPMNVGLNPIIEIKAVDLLEGHESVLSYCKGLMKTFKALFPQVSAALPIPTDVPCHALRPGEWVLVKEFCRKDCLQPILP; encoded by the coding sequence ATGCAGTCATTGAAGCTCACAGTCTTCCTGGTATCCGGAGCGCGCAACAAGCATTGTGGATTCCTTACCTCTTCTGGGTCTCCTATTTCTCATGCTCCTTTAATTAATGCCTTGCTGGATGCTATTTTACTCCCTAAACAGATTTCCGTTATGCACTGTAAAGCTCATACAGGAGGTTCTGATGATGTGAGCCAAGGAAATGCTTGTGCAGATAAACATACgcagcatgcagcccttgatggtaCCCCACTTGCCAGTCCCTTTTGTTTAGTCCTTGATCTTTCAACCTCTAacatttctcttctccaggatgcAGCTCCAGAATCCGAAAAACATGCGTGGCTTTCTGCCGGCTGTATCTTACATTCTGATACCTTGTGGAAGTCTCCTGACGGGAGCATCATTGCCCCTAAAACCCTTGTCCCTCATCTTGCACGCGCATCCCATGAAATGGGACATGTGTGCAAAAGGGGGGTAGCAGAAAACATTTTAAGATACTGGTACGCACCCACTATACATGCAGTAGCGAAAAGGATCTCACAAACTTGTGCGATATGCTTGCAACATGGAATTAGCAAACCCACATATGTCCAGGCTAGTGCCACTCCCTGGTCTTATGGACCATTTCAAAACTTACAAGTAGATTTCATTGATTTACTGCCTAGCAAAGGGTTCAAGCATGTCCTTGTTATCGTGTGTCACTTCAGTGGGTGGACAGAAGCTTACCCCACTAGAAGAGCAGATGCAGTCTCTGTAGCAAAGGAATTAATGACCGAATTGATTCCACAATTTGGCATACCACTTACATTAGATTCAGATCAGGGACCGCATTTTACTTCTCAAATCCAAAAGGTTCTTAGTAAAGCTTTAGGATTTTCATGGAAATTTCATACACCCTATCATCCAGCAAGCTCAGGGAAGGTAGAACGCATTAACCAAGATATTAAATCAAAATTACCCAAACTTTGTAAACAAACTGGACTTTCTTGGCCTGACATTCTTCTGATTGTGCTAATGCACCTCAGGAACATGCCTAATAGAAAACATGGACTTACGCCATATGAAATTTTATTTGGTAGACCTATGAACGTGGGTTTAAACCCTATCATAGAGATTAAAGCAGTAGATCTGTTAGAAGGTCATGAAAGTGTGTTAAGTTATTGCAAAGGACTCATGAAGACTTTCAAAGCTTTATTTCCACAGGTCAGTGCAGCTTTACCCATTCCAACTGATGTTCCCTGCCATGCTTTGAGACCTGGTGAATGGGTTCTAGTAAAGGAATTTTGCCGAAAAGACTGCCTGCAACCCATACTGCCGTAA